The nucleotide window CCTGCGACCGCCTGACCGGATGTGGTGCGCCGGCCTGCCCAGGTCAGGCGTCGTCAGCGGTGGCGGGGGCGTCGGCGTCGCGGGCGGACACCGCGGCGACGCGGGGCCGGGTCTCGACTGCGGGGGCGAGGAAGGCGGCGCAGCCGACGCAGGCGAGGACGACGAGCATGGCGGGGCGCAGGCCGATGTGGTCGCCGAGGAAGCCGAGGCCGGGCGGCCCGACGAGGAAGGCGACATAGCCGATGACGGCGACCAGACTGACCCGGGCCGTCGAGTCGGGGCCGGACTCCCCGGCGGCCGAGAGCGCGAGGGGGAAGCCGAGCGAGGCACCCAGCCCCCACAACAGCACGGCGGCTCCGGCGAGGACAGCGTTGTCGGAGACGATCACGAGGAGCAGGCCGAGTGCCCCGGACACCGCACTGGCCCTGACGACGGCGGCGCGGCCGAGCCTGTTCACGAAGAACCCGCCGGAGAAGCGGCCCACTGTCATCGCGGCGGCGAATCCCGCGTAGACGAGAGAACCCGATGTGGCGTCCATGTCGTGCCCGTCGACCATGAGCAGCGGCAGCCAGTCGTTGGCCGAGCCCTCGGCCAGCGCCATCGCCATCACGATCGCACCGATGAGGAGGAGCTTCCCGTCCCTCCACACCGCCGGGCGGTGGCGCCCTCCGCCGTCGGCTCCGTGCGGCTCCTCGGGGAGGGTGCGGCCGGTGCCCGCCGGGATGGCGCGCACCGAGCAGAGGTAGAGTCCCGCGGCCAGCGGAACGACCGCCGCGAGGTGCCACTGCACCGGCACCCCGGCCGCCGTGGCCGCCATGCCCGCACCGGCTCCGACCACCGTGCCCAGGCTGAAGAAGCCGTGCAGGGCGGGCAGGGTGGTCCTGCCGCTGACCCGTTCGACATCCGTGCCGTCGACGTTCACGGCGACGTCGCCGACGCCGAGACCGGCACCGAAAGCGCACAGTCCCGTGGCCACCACCGCTGCAGACGCGGCGAGACTGCCCACGCTGATCACGGCCATGCCGGCCATGAGCAGCCATGTCCCCCAGG belongs to Streptomyces graminofaciens and includes:
- a CDS encoding MFS transporter, which produces MDQAVRRRRHALFLLFLLAGIAMSSWVTRTPAIRDRLDVSTAQMGLVLFGLSLGSMAGISLSGRLVSGFGTRRVIAWGTWLLMAGMAVISVGSLAASAAVVATGLCAFGAGLGVGDVAVNVDGTDVERVSGRTTLPALHGFFSLGTVVGAGAGMAATAAGVPVQWHLAAVVPLAAGLYLCSVRAIPAGTGRTLPEEPHGADGGGRHRPAVWRDGKLLLIGAIVMAMALAEGSANDWLPLLMVDGHDMDATSGSLVYAGFAAAMTVGRFSGGFFVNRLGRAAVVRASAVSGALGLLLVIVSDNAVLAGAAVLLWGLGASLGFPLALSAAGESGPDSTARVSLVAVIGYVAFLVGPPGLGFLGDHIGLRPAMLVVLACVGCAAFLAPAVETRPRVAAVSARDADAPATADDA